The following coding sequences are from one Humulus lupulus chromosome X, drHumLupu1.1, whole genome shotgun sequence window:
- the LOC133806866 gene encoding uncharacterized protein LOC133806866, with the protein MALQEDMRKQAEELRELRQLRQQQAQPAPLIKDIQQHIALIVAIPGPVNNSELLYEWFRKQHPPVFKGSTNPWKVDQWMSMMGSILDFILVEGNDRVACTTLMLRDDARIWWEVISQTGDVTTMTWAEFQQAFNDKYYNASIRASTVDEFATLTQGNMTVTEYTLMFDRLAMFAVELVPTNATRVDWFVQGLKPMITRDVEIVSVGGNSTYAQVLERALIAERMENKIWMKGVAKRKARKNAAKGHNSNDQKRKGSDLAGQSSQDKRAKDIGEKIAFRSGSTEFIRVAGEVDDCGCAGESGDIVEATTSSL; encoded by the exons ATGGCCTTGCAAGAAGATATGAGAAAACAGGCTGAGGAATTGAGGGAACTGAGACAGCTGAGGCAACAACAAGCTCAGCCAGCACCATTAATTAAAGATATTCAACAACATATAGCACTGATTGTAGCTATTCCTGGACCTGTCAATAATTCAGAGCTATTGTATGaatggttcaggaagcaacatcctccagtGTTCAAAGGGAGCACTAATCCATGGAAGGTCGaccaatggatgagtatgatgggGTCAATTCTGGACTTCATATTAGTTGAGGGAAATGATAGGGTAGCCTGTACAACTCTCATGCTGAGAGACGACGCaagaatttggtgggaagtgatctcCCAGACAGGAGATGTTACTACAATGACCTGGGCAGAGTTTCAACAAGCATTTAATGACAAGTACTACAATGCTTCAATACGGGCGTCAACGGTAGATGAATTTGCTACCTTGACCCAGGGGAATATGACGGTGACGGAGTACACATTAATGTTTGATCGACTTGCCATGTTTGCAGTAGAATTAGTGCCAACCAATGCAACTAGAGTAGATTGGTTTGTTCAAGGCTTGAAGCCTATGATAACAAGAGACGTGGAGATTGTGTCAGTAGGGGGCAATAGTACATATGCTCAAGTTCTAGAAAGGGCCCTCATTGCTGAAAGAATGGAAAATAAAATCTGGATGAAAGGTGTTGCTAAGAGAAAGGCAAGAAAGAATGCCGCTAAAGGTCATAACTCTAACgatcagaaaaggaagggaaGTGACCTGGCAGGGCAGTCAAGCCAGGATAAAAGGGCAAAGGATATAGGGGAAAAAATTGCATTCAGGTCTGGATCAACCGAGT tcattcgggtggctggggaggttgaTGATTGTGGTTGTGCTGGGGAATCTGGTGACATAGTAGAAGCAACCACCTCGTCCCTTTGA